TCGAACCGGACCTGGTCATTGCCCTTGCCGGTGGCGCCGTGGGCGATCGCCTGGGCCTTCTCCTTCCGGGCAACCTCGATCATCCCCTTGGCGATGAGCGGCCGGGCGATGCTCGTCCCCAGCAGGTATTGGCCCTCATAAACCGCCCCCGCCTGGATCATCGGGAAGATGAAATCGCGCGCGAACTCCTCCTGCAAGTCGGCGATGTAGCACCTGGACGCCCCGGTGCGCCTGGCCTTGGCCTCCAGCCCCTTAAGCTCCTCCTCCTGTCCGATGTTGGCGCAGTACGCGACGATGTCAGCGTGGTAACGCTCCTTCAGCCACAACAAGATGACCGAGGTATCCAGTCCGCCCGAATAAGCCAAAACAATCTTCATCGCCCGAGCTTAAGGCCGAGGCGGCCCCAAACGCAAAGCCGAAAACCCCCGCCCATCCAGCATGGGTGTTAATGAGAGGCGCCGGAAGAACTTTGTCTCACAGCCCGCCGGCTTTCCCAGCGACAGACTGGCGTGCCAACGGACATAGGCGGCTACGCATTGGACTGCGTCGTGATGCCCCGCGCCTCCACGCTCAACCTGCCTCCCGCCTCGCTCACCACCAGCGTTCTCATGCCGGGGCGGAGGCTCGCGATGGATTCGTGCCCGGCCCGGCCGAGGGTCAGCAGGGCGGTGGACAGCGCGTCCGTCTCCGTGGCCGAGGCCAGAACCACCGCGGCCAGCACCGTGCCGCGGGCCGGTTCGCCGGTGCGCGGATCTATGATGTGCCCAAACACCCTGCCTCCCGCCTCAAAGTGATTCCCCCACACCGCTGACACCGACATCGCCTCGTCTTTCAATGGCACACTCGCCAGCAGAACCGGCGGTGCGTCCGGTGAAGGCGAGGGCCTCTCGACGGCGACCTTCCAGCACTCCTGTCCCGGCGGGTGCCCGATCGCCTGCACCGTGCTGGTGCCCCCATGCACCAGCGCGCTCGTCACCCCCGCCTCGCGCAGCACCTCCGCCGCCTGCTCCACGGCGTAACCCTTGCCAATCGCCCCCAGGTCCAGCATCACCCCCTCGCGCTCAAATTGGACTGTAAAATCGCCCGGGTTCAACCGCACCAGCCCCATGCCCGCGTTCGCGCGAGCTTCGGACACCTCCTCGGGCCGGGGCATCCGCCCGTCCCCGCCCATGAAACCCCAGCACCGGACCAGCGGGGCGACCGTGATGTCGAACGCGCCGCCGCTTTCCGCGTGCAGCCGTTGCGCATGCTGCAACAGGGCGAAGACTTCCGGCGTGACCCGCACGGGCTCCCGGGCGGCGCGCGCGTTCAAGCGGGCAATCTCGCTGCCGGGACGAAACAGGCTGAGCTGGTCCTCCAGTTGCTCCACCAACCGCAGCGCTTCCTCCCCCGCCGCCCGCAGCGCCGGGGCGTTGTCGCCCGGCAGCACGATCTCGAACCGCGTCGCCATCGCGTGGCAGGCAAGTGTGACGTGAGGCATCGAGGGGGGCGGGGTCGCCAATAAAGCGCGGGAGCAATGGGACAGTGGTGTCACCACCCCCATTGCTCCGCTAATCCATCGCTCGGCTGCGTGTGCCCCTACGACTGCGGCAGGGTGCCGTAGGTAATCGGGGTGACGGCCGTGCCGCCGTCGGTCGTGACCTTGCGGGTCTTCTCGTCGAACAGGCAGGCGATCTTCAACCGGTCGGACATCTCGGCCAGCGAAATGACCGTTTGCACCCGGATCGCCAGCTCAATGCTCCCGTTGGGCTCCTTGCCGGAACGGATGCAGTCAAACCAGTTCTTCTCGTGCACCCGGATATCCTCGCGCGGCGGGGCGACAAAGGTCTCAGGATCAATCTCGTCCCCGAACTGGCGCTGCGGCACCAGGTTGAGCTTCTCGCCGTTGGCGTCAATGTCCAGGTTCGCCTTGTGGCCGTAAAAGCTCGTGCCGGGAGTCGAGCCGTTGACCGTGCAGCAGGTCACCATGAGCACGAATCCGCTCGGGAACTCCGCCAGCAATTGCGCGTGCTCCGGAATCTCCCGCTCGGGGGTGCCGGGGACCGTCTTGTCGGAGTGGACATTCCGGGTGCCGACCGAGCAGACGCGCACGGGGAACTCAGGGTTGCCGGTGGCCAGCATGACCGGGTGCACCTTGTGCGGCGCCAGGTCGCCCAGCGGCCCGGCGCAGTAACGGAAATACTTCCGCCACCGGTGGTAATGCTCCGCGCTGAACCCTTCGCGCTGCTTCACGGGCCCCAGCCAGCGCTCCCAATCTATGTTCTCCGGCTTGGTTTCCGATTCAATCAGGTAATTCCACTCGCCCTCCAGGCTGTTGCGCGAATACCACGCCTGCGCCCAAACCAGCGTCCCGATCTTGCCTTCCTTGATCAGCTCCGCGCATTTGTGGTAGCCGCCGGCCGAGCAGCCCTGCGACCCCACCTGAAACACCTTCTTGCTGCCTTTCACCTTGTCGTACACCTGGAACGCCTCGCCCAGGTAGCGCGTCAGCGGCTTCTCGCAATACACGTGCCGGCCGGTGTCCAGCGAGTCAATCGTCATCTGCGCGTGCCACGGGTCCTGCGTCGCGATCAGCACCGCGTCAATGTCCTTGCGCTCCAGCATCTTGCGGTAATCCGCATACACGTCCGCGTCTTTGAGGTTCGCGTTGGTCTTGGCGAATTCGCGCCGCTTGTTGAACACATCGCTCGCCGCCACGATCACAGTGTTGTTCTCGGTCGCCTTCCCGTGGATGCCTTTTAGGTGGTCCTGGCCGATCCCGAACCCGACCCCGATGATCGCCACCTGGATGCGGTTGTTCGCCCCGGCCACGTTCGCCGCCGGCGCCTGGTCCTGCCCGTAAACCGGTGTGCGCAGCAGCGGCGTCGCGGCCACCGCGGCGGCGGCAGTGGCGGTTCGCTTGAGAAAATCCCGGCGCGGAAGCGCCGAAGCGGAGGAAGTGGTCTTGTTGTCCATAAGATGATTTGTCAGTGCGTGATTTGTCACGGCAATAAGTGGACGAAGACTACCGGAAAGGCATTCAGGGTCAATCTCCCAATCCGTCAGCGACCTGGCCGTCCACCAACTCCACCACTTTGGGGGCGCGGGCGGCCACGCGCGCATCGTGGGTGGCCATGATGAGCGTGGTCTGCTGCTCGTCGCGCAGGGCGCAAAGCAGGTCAATGATCTCCGCCCCGGTATGCGAATCGAGGTTGCCGGTGGGTTCGTCGGCGAGGATGAGGTCCGGCCGGTTGATCATCGCGCGGGCGATGGCCACGCGCTGCTGTTCGCCGCCCGAAAGCTCGTAGGGCTTGTGCTCCAGGCGCTCCTGCAGGCCGACCCGCGCGAGCAGCTCGCGCCCGCGAGCTTCGGCCTCGCGCGCCGGCGTCCGCGCCATGCGGGCGGGGAGACAAACGTTCTCCAGCGCGTCCAGTTCCGGCAGCAGGTAGTAAGCCTGGAAGATAAAGCCGACCTCTTTGCTGCGCAGTTGCGCCAGCTCGCGCCGGCCCAGGGTGGCGAGGTTCCGGCCGGCCAGGTGGATTTGCCCCTGGTTGGGTGTGTCCAGTCCGCCCAGCAGATGCAGCAGGGTGCTCTTGCCGGCGCCGGAAGCGCCGCGCAGCGCGAGGAATTCGCCGCGCCGCAGTTCGAGGTCCACACCGCGCAACACCTCCAGCGAACGCCGGCCCAGCAGGTAGGTTTTGTGGAGGCCGGTGGCCGCGAGCAGCACGTCACTCATAGCGCAACGCCTCCACCGGTTTAAGCCGGCCCGCGCGCCAGGCCGGGATCACGCCCCCCAGGATGCAGATCACCCAGGCGCTGCCGCAGATCAGCGCGATATCCCGCGGAAAGATCAGCGCCGGCAGCTCGGCAAAACCGTAGATCGAAGAGGGGAACAGCTCGAAGCCCGTCATGCGATTCATGAAATGCAGGAACTCGTTGCGGTAGCGCAGCGCGAGCATGCCCAGCCCATAGCCCGCCAGGTCGCCAATCGCGCCAACCACCGCGGCCTGGCTCAGGAAGATCCGGCTGACCTGCGCGTCGGTGGCCCCCAGGGCCTTGAGCATGCCGATTTCACGCGTCTTCTGCACCACGAAGGTGATCAGCGCGCTCAAGATGCACAACGCCGCCACGATCACAATGAAGAACAACAGGTAGAACATGACGTTCTTCTCGACGATCAACGCGTTGAGCAGGTTGGCGTTTTCCCGCATCCAGCTCCGGATGCCGTATTTCGGCCCCAGCGCCCGGGCCAGCTCCAGCTCGACCACCGGCGCCTGGTAAGGATCGTGCAGCATCACCATCAGCCCATGCACGCCGTCATCCAGGTCATACAGATCCTGCGCGTCCCGCAGCGAAGTCACCACCACCGACACGTTGTATTCGAAGTAGCCGACGTCAAAGATGCCCCGCACTTCGTATTCCGGCAGCACGGGGGCGGAGGCGTTCTCCTTCTTGCTGCCCTCCCGCCATTTCCGCAGGACGCTGGGCGAGCCGATCTCGACGAGATCGCCGACCTGCAGGTTCATGTTCTGGGCGAACTCGGTGCCGACCAGGAGCCCCCGGTCGCTCACGTCGAATTTGCCCTCGACAATGCTGCCGGGCAGGATGGTCATGTTGGTCTCGAGCAGGGGATCGATGCCGCGAATCCACGGCGCCCCGACCTGCGGCTGGCCGCTCGGGGGCTCGGTCTGCACCAGCACGGGGCCCAGGATGAACGGGGCGACCGCCTTGACCTGCGGGTTGGCGGTTACCGTCCGGGCGACGGCGGCGTAATCTTTCATCGTCTCCCCGCGCGGCAGGACCTTGAGATGGGTGTTGAAACCGAGAATCTTGTCGCGCAGTTGCTTGTCGAAGCCGCTCATGACGCTGATGACGATGATCAGCACCGCGACGCCCAGCGTTACGCCCACCACGGAAATCAACGTGATCACCGAGACGAAGGTCCTCTTGGGTCGCAAGTACCGCAGCGCCAGCAGCAGCTCGAACGGCAAGCGAGACATGGGCGCGAAACTAGTCGGACCCGGGCGGCATGTCAACGAGTCTATCCGCCGCCGCGCACCCGGCAGGCGCGCCCTTGACACCGGCCGGATTCGTCCTCACACTCAGGTCGCAATGAACCGAACACAGTTCATGCTGTTGAATGTGGCGGGAGGCATTTGTGGCCTGCTGATTATTTGCAGCCTGGGGATGGCGATGCTCAATGGCCGGCTCAACCAATCCGTCGCGGCGACACAAAACCAGTTCGGCCAGGCGCGGCAGCTCCAAACCACGACCGAGAACCTCGTGCTGAGCATTGCCCAGGCCGGCAAGTCTGACCCCGTGCTGCGTAACTTGCTGGTGAAGCATAAGATCAATATCGGCCGCAACACCAACAGCCCGCCCCAATCCGCGCCATGAATCCTGACAAGGATAAAAAGCTGGCCGAGCTGTCCCGCCGGAACCCGTTCTGGATTTGCTTCATAATCTTCCTGCTCCTGGCCGCCGACTATGGCTTCCGGTTCGCGGGCCTGATCAGCCAGCGGGAGCAGCTTAACCGCGCCGCGCTCCTGCAAGCGCAAAACGCGGACGCCCTGGCCCAGGCGCAAGAAATTGAGAGGCGGCTCGAGGCGCTCTCGCTCGATCTGCTGCAAATTGCCACGACCAATGCCGCGGCCAAAGACATTGTCCAGCAGTTCAACATGAAGTGGACCCCCGGACCGACGGCGTCCCTCCCCGCGCCGACCGCTGCCGGAAAGCAGAAATGAGAGGCTCTGTGCTTTGCCATTCCCGCGTTGCCGCGTTGTCCTGTCGCGTCCTGTTAGGCCTGACGGTGCTTTCCTGCGCCACCGTGGCGCCTGCGGCCGAAAAGGACGCGCCGGCGGTCCCGACCGCGGCAAACGACGAGACCAACGCCCAGGAAACGCTTCGCTCCTACCTGCAGCTCCAGGAACAGCTGCACGCCACGCAGCTGGCCATCGAGCGCAACCGGAAGGAGGCCGATGCCGCCGCGGCGGAAAGCGCCAAGGCGTTTGCCGCCCGGCTGCAAGGCATCGAGGAGGCCCTATCCTCCCAGCGGGCGCAGGAACTGGCGGCGATGCAAAGCTCTAACAAGGTGATGCTCCTCGTCGCCGGGCTGTTTGCGGCGCTCGGCTTCCTGGCGATGTTGTTCATGGCTTTCTTCCAATGGCGCACGATCAACCGGCTGGCGGAAATCTCCGCGGCGTTGCCCTTCGCTCACGGACTGGGGCCGAAGTCGGCGGCTGCGGCGCTGGGGGTGGACGAGGCGCACCTGCTTGGGGCCGGCCCGGCGGGGCAATCCAGCCAGCGATTGCTCGGCGCGCTGGAGCAGCTCGAGAAGCGCCTTTGCCAACTGGAACACACCCCTCCTCCCCCGCTGCCCAATGGCGGTTTCCCAAACCAGAACGCGAAATCCGGCAATCCCCCGCCAGACGGCGAGACGATGGCGAATACGGCGGAGTCAGCGGAGACCGCGCGCATCACCGTACTGCTCGGCAAAGGGCAGTCGCTGCTGAACCTCGATCAGGCGGAGGAGGCGCTGGC
Above is a window of Candidatus Paceibacterota bacterium DNA encoding:
- a CDS encoding FAD:protein FMN transferase, with translation MPHVTLACHAMATRFEIVLPGDNAPALRAAGEEALRLVEQLEDQLSLFRPGSEIARLNARAAREPVRVTPEVFALLQHAQRLHAESGGAFDITVAPLVRCWGFMGGDGRMPRPEEVSEARANAGMGLVRLNPGDFTVQFEREGVMLDLGAIGKGYAVEQAAEVLREAGVTSALVHGGTSTVQAIGHPPGQECWKVAVERPSPSPDAPPVLLASVPLKDEAMSVSAVWGNHFEAGGRVFGHIIDPRTGEPARGTVLAAVVLASATETDALSTALLTLGRAGHESIASLRPGMRTLVVSEAGGRLSVEARGITTQSNA
- a CDS encoding Gfo/Idh/MocA family oxidoreductase translates to MDNKTTSSASALPRRDFLKRTATAAAAVAATPLLRTPVYGQDQAPAANVAGANNRIQVAIIGVGFGIGQDHLKGIHGKATENNTVIVAASDVFNKRREFAKTNANLKDADVYADYRKMLERKDIDAVLIATQDPWHAQMTIDSLDTGRHVYCEKPLTRYLGEAFQVYDKVKGSKKVFQVGSQGCSAGGYHKCAELIKEGKIGTLVWAQAWYSRNSLEGEWNYLIESETKPENIDWERWLGPVKQREGFSAEHYHRWRKYFRYCAGPLGDLAPHKVHPVMLATGNPEFPVRVCSVGTRNVHSDKTVPGTPEREIPEHAQLLAEFPSGFVLMVTCCTVNGSTPGTSFYGHKANLDIDANGEKLNLVPQRQFGDEIDPETFVAPPREDIRVHEKNWFDCIRSGKEPNGSIELAIRVQTVISLAEMSDRLKIACLFDEKTRKVTTDGGTAVTPITYGTLPQS
- a CDS encoding ABC transporter ATP-binding protein; this encodes MSDVLLAATGLHKTYLLGRRSLEVLRGVDLELRRGEFLALRGASGAGKSTLLHLLGGLDTPNQGQIHLAGRNLATLGRRELAQLRSKEVGFIFQAYYLLPELDALENVCLPARMARTPAREAEARGRELLARVGLQERLEHKPYELSGGEQQRVAIARAMINRPDLILADEPTGNLDSHTGAEIIDLLCALRDEQQTTLIMATHDARVAARAPKVVELVDGQVADGLGD
- a CDS encoding FtsX-like permease family protein, with protein sequence MSRLPFELLLALRYLRPKRTFVSVITLISVVGVTLGVAVLIIVISVMSGFDKQLRDKILGFNTHLKVLPRGETMKDYAAVARTVTANPQVKAVAPFILGPVLVQTEPPSGQPQVGAPWIRGIDPLLETNMTILPGSIVEGKFDVSDRGLLVGTEFAQNMNLQVGDLVEIGSPSVLRKWREGSKKENASAPVLPEYEVRGIFDVGYFEYNVSVVVTSLRDAQDLYDLDDGVHGLMVMLHDPYQAPVVELELARALGPKYGIRSWMRENANLLNALIVEKNVMFYLLFFIVIVAALCILSALITFVVQKTREIGMLKALGATDAQVSRIFLSQAAVVGAIGDLAGYGLGMLALRYRNEFLHFMNRMTGFELFPSSIYGFAELPALIFPRDIALICGSAWVICILGGVIPAWRAGRLKPVEALRYE
- a CDS encoding tetratricopeptide repeat protein; this encodes MRGSVLCHSRVAALSCRVLLGLTVLSCATVAPAAEKDAPAVPTAANDETNAQETLRSYLQLQEQLHATQLAIERNRKEADAAAAESAKAFAARLQGIEEALSSQRAQELAAMQSSNKVMLLVAGLFAALGFLAMLFMAFFQWRTINRLAEISAALPFAHGLGPKSAAAALGVDEAHLLGAGPAGQSSQRLLGALEQLEKRLCQLEHTPPPPLPNGGFPNQNAKSGNPPPDGETMANTAESAETARITVLLGKGQSLLNLDQAEEALACFDQVLALVPNHSEALVKKGAALERLHRLDDAIACYDQAIKADNSLTVAYLYKGGLFNRMERFGEALECYEQALRTQESRRG